The proteins below are encoded in one region of Leishmania mexicana MHOM/GT/2001/U1103 complete genome, chromosome 5:
- a CDS encoding putative elongation of very long chain fatty acids protein — protein MKFADAVQCIGKGSLCFYPEFNAFVSYPVLIGCHTSYLVVILFLYKFMEGRTAYVLKYPMMLYNTVQVALSLAMAINLGQFLVYGVFNLNGRFTGTIECWIFVHYVTKFLDMFDTYFIVLRKKDEQLSFLHIYHHLTIGFIWGLLLHHGVANGTAFFGAWINSTVHALMYFHYLYTSLGYTNPLKKYLTQVQMIQFSLCILHAVLAVVAHSPIPKQWAVLQLCYHLTLLYLFMQFYRKSMRKSKRKTKA, from the coding sequence ATGAAGTTCGCCGACGCCGTGCAGTGCATCGGGAAGGGGTCCCTCTGCTTCTACCCAGAGTTCAACGCCTTCGTGAGCTACCCCGTGTTGATTGGGTGCCACACTAGCTAcctcgtcgtcatcctcTTTCTCTACAAGTTTATGGAGGGGCGCACGGCGTACGTGCTAAAATACCCCATGATGCTGTACAACACGGTACAGGTGGCGCTGTCGTTGGCAATGGCGATCAACCTCGGTCAGTTCCTCGTCTACGGTGTCTTCAACTTGAACGGGCGCTTCACCGGCACCATCGAGTGCTGGATCTTTGTTCACTACGTCACAAAGTTTCTCGACATGTTCGACACGTACTTCATCGTGTTGCGCAAGAAGGACGAGCAGCTGTCCTTCCTGCACATCTACCACCACTTGACGATCGGCTTCATCTGGGGCCTGCTGTTGCATCACGGCGTCGCGAACGGCACCGCCTTCTTCGGCGCGTGGATTAACTCCACCGTCCACGCTCTCATGTACTTCCACTACCTGTACACCTCTCTCGGCTACACGAACCCGCTCAAGAAGTATCTGACGCAGGTGCAGATGATCCAATTTTCGCTTTGTATCCTGCACGCGGTGCTGGCCGTCGTGGCGCACTCGCCAATCCCGAAACAGTgggcagtgctgcagctgtgctaCCACTTGACCCTGCTGTACCTCTTCATGCAGTTCTACCGAAAGAGCATGCGAAAGTCGAAGCGCAAGACGAAGGCGTAG